The Sphingobium sp. JS3065 genome includes a region encoding these proteins:
- a CDS encoding 3-deoxy-manno-octulosonate cytidylyltransferase, with protein MSATSTLIVIPARAGSSRLPRKPLRLIAGRTLLHRTIAMARAATANLPHAHLLVATDDEEIATHARAAGCDAAMTDSGIATGSGRALAAARQREGEPRFIVNLQGDSPFQPEGALRAVIAALEGGADVATPVIALDWPALDALRDHKTRSPFSGTTCARAPDGRALWFSKTIIPAIRNEDALRQSQPLSPVWRHVGLYGYTLEALTRFEAAPPTTLENLEGLEQLRLLELGIPITTVAVSPPLFDSSGIDTEADIARVEALIATHGDPTP; from the coding sequence ATGTCCGCGACGTCCACCCTCATCGTCATCCCGGCCCGCGCAGGCTCCTCCCGCCTGCCGCGCAAGCCGCTGCGCCTCATCGCGGGCCGCACATTGCTGCACCGGACCATCGCCATGGCCCGCGCCGCCACCGCGAACCTCCCGCACGCGCACCTGCTGGTCGCCACCGATGACGAGGAAATAGCCACCCACGCCCGCGCCGCGGGCTGCGACGCGGCCATGACGGACAGCGGCATCGCCACCGGCTCCGGCCGCGCCCTGGCCGCCGCCCGCCAGCGCGAGGGCGAACCCCGCTTCATCGTCAACCTCCAGGGCGACAGTCCCTTCCAGCCGGAAGGCGCGCTCCGCGCCGTCATCGCCGCGCTGGAGGGCGGGGCGGATGTCGCCACCCCCGTCATCGCCCTGGACTGGCCCGCGCTCGACGCCCTGCGCGACCACAAGACGCGCTCGCCCTTCAGCGGCACCACCTGCGCCCGCGCGCCGGACGGCCGCGCCCTCTGGTTCTCCAAGACCATCATCCCCGCCATCCGGAACGAGGATGCCCTGCGCCAAAGCCAGCCGCTCTCCCCGGTCTGGCGCCATGTCGGCCTCTACGGCTACACGCTGGAAGCCCTGACCCGCTTCGAAGCCGCCCCCCCCACGACCCTCGAAAATCTCGAAGGCCTGGAACAACTCCGCCTGCTCGAACTCGGCATCCCCATCACCACCGTAGCCGTATCCCCGCCCCTCTTCGACAGTTCCGGCATCGACACCGAAGCAGACATCGCCCGCGTCGAAGCCCTGATCGCCACCCACGGCGACCCGACGCCCTGA
- a CDS encoding histidine phosphatase family protein → MRRIFIIRHGNTFESSAQARRIGAGTDIPLVESGRAQADSLATWFAAQDFPIRRLHSGPLRRARETAAAIASATGHPLDGPLPWLNEIDHGPDEGQPESQVLARLGADALTAWDEQGIAPKDWRVDAQSRIAAWKDWFAQEGEGTDLLVTSNGAARFALLALGLPLKNLKLRTGAFGELTIDETGAPRLVHWDKRP, encoded by the coding sequence ATGCGCCGCATCTTCATCATCCGCCACGGCAACACCTTCGAAAGCAGCGCGCAGGCCCGCCGCATCGGCGCAGGCACGGACATCCCGCTGGTGGAAAGCGGCCGCGCCCAGGCCGATAGCCTCGCCACCTGGTTCGCCGCGCAAGACTTCCCGATCCGCCGCCTGCACAGCGGCCCGCTCCGGCGCGCCCGCGAAACCGCCGCCGCCATCGCCTCCGCCACCGGCCACCCGCTCGACGGCCCACTCCCCTGGCTCAACGAGATCGACCACGGCCCCGACGAAGGCCAACCCGAATCGCAAGTCCTCGCCCGCCTGGGCGCCGACGCGCTCACCGCCTGGGACGAACAGGGCATCGCGCCCAAGGACTGGAGGGTCGACGCGCAATCCCGCATCGCCGCCTGGAAAGACTGGTTCGCTCAGGAAGGGGAGGGGACGGACCTGCTCGTCACCAGCAACGGCGCCGCCCGCTTCGCGCTCCTCGCATTGGGCCTGCCGCTCAAAAACCTCAAACTCCGCACCGGAGCCTTCGGCGAACTGACCATCGACGAAACAGGCGCTCCCCGACTCGTCCACTGGGACAAACGCCCTTAA
- a CDS encoding LptA/OstA family protein: MKKPLLLVSLSALGAAGLVYAGADAQVLKNHDSNAPVNFTADRIEVQDRADRVIVSGHVEVTQAGMTLNAARMTVAYRNRPGGGTGTNGVEIDRIDASGNVVVTKGDQTAKGNVAIYDLNSRLITMLGNVSLTQGTNRLTGGRLVIDLTSGRSTVDGRAAGGGGSGVSSGAGGRVSGTFSVPQRKE, translated from the coding sequence ATGAAAAAGCCCCTTCTTTTGGTGTCGTTGAGCGCTTTGGGTGCGGCCGGACTGGTCTATGCCGGGGCGGACGCGCAGGTGTTGAAGAATCATGACAGCAATGCGCCGGTGAATTTCACCGCCGACCGGATCGAGGTGCAGGACCGCGCCGACCGCGTGATCGTGTCCGGCCATGTCGAGGTGACGCAGGCGGGCATGACGTTGAATGCGGCGCGGATGACGGTGGCTTACCGGAACCGGCCGGGGGGCGGGACCGGGACCAACGGGGTGGAGATCGACCGGATCGACGCTTCGGGCAATGTTGTCGTGACCAAGGGGGATCAGACGGCGAAGGGCAATGTCGCCATCTATGACCTGAACAGCAGGTTGATCACCATGTTGGGCAATGTATCGCTGACGCAGGGGACGAACCGGCTGACCGGGGGGCGGCTGGTGATCGATCTGACCAGCGGGCGGTCGACCGTGGATGGGCGGGCGGCCGGTGGCGGCGGTTCGGGCGTGTCCAGCGGGGCTGGCGGGCGTGTGTCCGGGACTTTTTCGGTGCCTCAGCGGAAGGAGTGA
- a CDS encoding LPS export ABC transporter periplasmic protein LptC, whose amino-acid sequence MSLQAEQQRDARRHWARPGGRHDRLVGLLKNWLPAAVGVLAALLATAPFTGGDKVSFVLDKNKVEVAKERMRVTEALYRGEDSKGQPFSLRAGSAVQKSSREPIVDLNDMSARILLSDGQALLRAQKGRYDMDTERVAIDGPVQFQSEGGYRMTTRDVGVDLKTRRMQSAGRVDGRIPIGTFSGDHLEADLGARTVTLNGRASLRIEQNGLKGQR is encoded by the coding sequence ATGTCGTTACAGGCCGAACAGCAACGCGATGCGCGCCGACACTGGGCGCGGCCGGGGGGGCGGCATGACCGGCTGGTCGGGCTGCTCAAGAACTGGCTGCCCGCGGCGGTGGGCGTGCTGGCGGCTTTGCTGGCGACGGCGCCCTTTACCGGCGGGGACAAGGTGAGCTTCGTGCTCGACAAGAACAAGGTCGAGGTGGCGAAGGAGCGGATGCGCGTGACCGAGGCGCTCTATCGCGGGGAGGACAGCAAGGGGCAGCCCTTTTCCCTGCGGGCGGGATCGGCGGTGCAGAAAAGTTCGCGGGAACCGATCGTGGACCTGAATGACATGTCGGCGCGGATATTGCTGTCCGACGGGCAGGCGTTGCTGCGGGCGCAAAAGGGGCGGTACGACATGGATACGGAGCGGGTCGCCATCGACGGGCCGGTGCAGTTCCAGTCGGAGGGCGGATACAGGATGACGACGCGGGATGTGGGCGTGGACCTCAAGACGCGGCGGATGCAAAGCGCGGGGCGGGTCGATGGGCGGATACCGATAGGGACGTTCAGCGGCGACCATCTGGAGGCCGATCTGGGCGCGCGGACGGTGACGCTGAACGGGCGTGCGAGCTTGCGTATCGAGCAAAATGGCCTCAAAGGGCAAAGGTGA
- a CDS encoding ribonuclease D — MTVHFHEEDLPQGVLAPGPIAVDTETMGLITPRDRLCVVQISDGKGDEHLVRFNPGSDYAAPNLRAVLADPERLKLYHFGRFDIAAIRHYMGIVAAPVYCTKIASRLVRTYTDRHGLKELVRELLGQELSKVQQSSDWGGPVLSDPQKEYAASDVRYLHALKAELDKRLVREGRMELAQACFDFLPHRAELDLAGWPEIDIFAHM, encoded by the coding sequence ATGACCGTCCATTTCCATGAAGAGGATCTGCCGCAGGGCGTCCTTGCCCCCGGCCCGATCGCCGTCGACACCGAAACCATGGGGCTGATCACGCCCCGCGACCGCCTGTGCGTCGTGCAGATCAGCGACGGCAAGGGCGACGAGCATCTGGTGCGCTTCAACCCCGGCAGCGATTATGCCGCGCCCAACCTGCGCGCCGTGCTGGCCGATCCGGAACGGTTGAAGCTCTATCATTTCGGGCGGTTCGATATTGCGGCGATTCGCCATTATATGGGCATCGTGGCCGCGCCGGTCTATTGCACCAAGATCGCTTCGCGGCTGGTGCGGACCTATACCGACCGGCATGGGCTGAAGGAACTGGTGCGCGAACTGCTGGGGCAGGAATTGTCCAAGGTGCAGCAGTCGAGCGACTGGGGCGGGCCGGTGCTGTCGGACCCGCAGAAGGAATATGCGGCGTCCGACGTCCGGTACCTGCATGCGTTGAAGGCGGAGCTGGACAAAAGGCTGGTGCGCGAGGGGCGGATGGAACTGGCGCAGGCCTGTTTCGATTTCCTGCCGCACCGGGCCGAACTGGACCTGGCGGGATGGCCGGAGATCGATATCTTCGCGCATATGTGA
- a CDS encoding cold-shock protein, which translates to MSFDRGRRGGRGKDKRDGFGDEGFYEGGRGGFGGDRGGFGGGGFGGGDRFGGGGGGFGGDRGGFGGGGGGGFRSGGGGGFGGGGGFGGGRGGGGGMPAQVVGEGTGVVKFFNGQKGFGFIVRDDGAEDVFVHISAVEQAGLTGLAEGQQLGFTLVDRGGKISATDLKIEGEPLPVTDRPREPREPRAGGFGAPGGDRGPQRQLTGERASGTVKFFNAMKGFGFIQRDDGQPDAFVHISAVERAGMSALNEGDRLDFELEVDRRGKYAAVNLQTKAD; encoded by the coding sequence ATGAGTTTTGATAGAGGTCGCCGCGGCGGGCGCGGCAAGGATAAGCGCGACGGTTTCGGCGACGAGGGTTTCTATGAAGGCGGTCGTGGCGGCTTCGGCGGCGATCGCGGTGGCTTCGGCGGTGGCGGTTTCGGCGGCGGTGATCGCTTCGGCGGCGGTGGTGGCGGCTTCGGCGGTGATCGCGGCGGCTTCGGCGGCGGTGGCGGCGGTGGCTTCCGCAGCGGCGGTGGCGGCGGCTTCGGCGGCGGCGGTGGTTTCGGCGGCGGCCGCGGTGGCGGCGGTGGCATGCCTGCCCAGGTCGTCGGTGAAGGCACTGGCGTGGTCAAGTTCTTCAACGGCCAGAAGGGTTTCGGCTTCATCGTCCGTGACGATGGCGCGGAAGACGTGTTCGTCCACATCAGCGCTGTCGAACAGGCTGGCCTGACCGGCCTGGCCGAGGGTCAGCAGCTTGGCTTCACGCTGGTCGATCGCGGCGGCAAGATTTCGGCGACCGATCTCAAGATCGAGGGCGAACCGCTCCCGGTCACGGATCGTCCCCGCGAACCGCGCGAACCCCGCGCAGGCGGCTTCGGCGCCCCGGGCGGCGACCGCGGCCCGCAGCGCCAGCTTACCGGCGAACGCGCCAGCGGCACGGTCAAGTTCTTCAATGCCATGAAGGGCTTCGGCTTCATCCAGCGCGACGACGGCCAGCCCGACGCATTCGTTCATATCAGCGCCGTAGAACGCGCCGGCATGAGCGCGCTGAATGAAGGTGATCGCCTCGACTTCGAACTGGAAGTCGACCGCCGCGGCAAATACGCGGCCGTCAACCTTCAGACGAAGGCCGACTAA
- a CDS encoding nucleotidyl transferase AbiEii/AbiGii toxin family protein: MPDSDTPVETVDVDIRAWVESARADPQLFRDRQVTEIVLAAIGLSPSLHQSLVLKGGALMALAFGSRRVTGDVDFSATVQPDGFDGLLREELDAKLPIAAIRLGYLDLVCRVQGVKRRPRPALFEGAEFPALELRIGSAERGSKQEAALAEGRAGRILLVEISFRDQVYAFQELNLSNADVGVQAFTLEELIAEKLRALLQQPIRNRARRQDVYDIAFLLDNNPVDDGVRQTMLATLVEKCRTRGIEPNRHSIDDPEIAARAQRDWATLRLELAELPLFEERFAKVRDLYHSLPWPADQ; this comes from the coding sequence ATGCCTGATTCTGATACGCCTGTCGAAACCGTGGATGTCGATATTCGCGCATGGGTCGAAAGCGCCCGCGCCGATCCGCAACTGTTCCGCGATCGCCAGGTTACCGAGATCGTACTGGCCGCGATAGGCCTGTCTCCGTCCCTCCATCAAAGCCTGGTTCTTAAAGGAGGCGCATTGATGGCGCTCGCCTTCGGGTCGCGACGGGTCACCGGCGATGTGGACTTTTCGGCGACGGTGCAGCCTGACGGTTTCGACGGGTTGCTCCGCGAGGAACTCGACGCGAAGCTGCCGATCGCGGCCATAAGGCTGGGTTATCTCGACCTTGTATGCCGGGTACAGGGCGTGAAGCGGCGTCCCAGGCCCGCGCTGTTCGAGGGCGCCGAATTTCCCGCGCTCGAATTGCGGATCGGATCAGCCGAGCGCGGCTCGAAACAGGAAGCCGCCCTGGCAGAAGGGCGAGCGGGCCGCATCCTCTTGGTCGAGATCAGCTTTCGCGATCAGGTCTATGCGTTTCAGGAGCTTAATCTGAGCAATGCCGATGTCGGGGTTCAAGCCTTTACGCTCGAAGAACTGATCGCCGAAAAGCTGCGCGCGCTCCTTCAACAGCCGATCCGCAATCGCGCCAGGCGCCAGGACGTCTACGACATCGCATTTCTACTGGACAACAACCCGGTTGACGACGGCGTTCGTCAAACAATGCTTGCCACGCTGGTCGAAAAGTGTCGAACGCGGGGTATCGAACCGAACCGGCATTCGATCGATGACCCGGAGATAGCCGCCCGCGCCCAACGCGACTGGGCAACCCTTCGGCTCGAACTCGCGGAACTTCCGCTGTTTGAAGAACGCTTCGCAAAGGTGCGCGATCTGTACCACTCGCTGCCCTGGCCAGCGGATCAATAA
- a CDS encoding type IV toxin-antitoxin system AbiEi family antitoxin domain-containing protein: MSLYLSQAIVKRLEQANAPLVTEYSLNQHVKPLLATGQYEGEKILRLPAYWGHSQLRAMIRTLVKRRILVPDEDFKAGVWRVVQAADAPTAEEAICLVDPFAYISHLSAMQRYGITDRSPEALHMTTPSRTLWTQLRNIRMAEDYKDEPMPSLQPQLSRIGIREHVRRRHVIVHETKHPADPTPIAGSVSRIAKIGRVFVDMLDQPALCGGIRHILDCYDRHAEDWLEDIIVAVNTTDNPIVKVRAGYILEEMLGLSDPRIGGWAACAQRGGSRKLDPQAPYGQVFSAKWMIAINA, translated from the coding sequence GTGTCACTTTACCTTAGTCAGGCGATCGTGAAAAGGCTGGAGCAGGCCAACGCACCGCTCGTCACCGAATATAGCCTGAACCAGCATGTCAAACCTCTCTTGGCCACCGGTCAATATGAGGGAGAGAAAATACTCCGCCTTCCGGCCTATTGGGGACACTCTCAACTTCGAGCGATGATCCGTACGCTCGTCAAGCGGCGCATTCTCGTACCTGACGAAGACTTCAAGGCCGGTGTCTGGCGCGTCGTTCAGGCTGCGGACGCGCCCACCGCCGAAGAGGCGATATGCCTGGTCGATCCATTTGCCTATATCTCGCATCTGTCGGCAATGCAGCGATATGGCATTACCGACCGTTCCCCCGAAGCATTGCATATGACGACCCCATCGCGCACGCTTTGGACACAGCTGCGCAATATCCGGATGGCGGAGGATTATAAGGACGAGCCAATGCCTTCCCTTCAGCCGCAGCTCAGCCGCATCGGTATTCGCGAGCATGTCCGGCGCCGCCATGTCATCGTTCACGAAACGAAGCATCCGGCCGATCCGACACCTATTGCCGGCAGCGTCAGCCGGATTGCCAAGATCGGCCGGGTTTTCGTCGATATGCTGGATCAGCCAGCGCTGTGCGGCGGTATCCGGCATATTCTCGATTGTTACGATCGCCACGCTGAAGACTGGCTGGAGGATATCATCGTTGCGGTCAACACCACCGATAACCCGATAGTGAAAGTGCGCGCCGGTTATATATTGGAAGAAATGCTAGGCCTTTCGGATCCACGCATCGGCGGATGGGCCGCCTGTGCGCAGCGGGGCGGTTCCCGTAAGCTCGATCCCCAAGCGCCATATGGCCAAGTCTTTTCTGCAAAGTGGATGATCGCGATCAATGCCTGA
- a CDS encoding helix-turn-helix domain-containing protein: MADDRKLYLGPKLRVLRRELGLNQTRMAEELGVSPSYLNHLERNQRPLTAQMLLRLANVYDIDIRDFVASTQEGAASALGEILSDALVRDIGVARDEVLEVAENYPGVSEAIGRFYRALSDLRRLPEQVAAGPGSAAPLHAPIDWLRETIARAGNHFAELDAAAEVLAGEMGDDPSALQADIRARLKARHGMAVQFVREDVLAGTLRHYDMHRRRLLLSERLASSGRLFAVAYQLCAQELADAIAAQVARAGPPDEDSRRLAGIALTNYAAAALIMPYDRFARAAEQSRHDLPLLRARFGVSMEQLAHRLTSLGRTGARGVPFFMAKVDRAGIVSKRFDGEAWPFARLGGTCPRWDAHERQEPDVVHPQLIETMDGRRFVSLTVGLPSEGGARGRSVIALGCEAKHGARIVHADGIDFEKGAATEVGPTCHLCERRGCPDRALPPVTRALDLHGYERTVAPFPFRRV, from the coding sequence ATGGCGGATGATCGGAAACTTTATCTGGGGCCGAAGCTGCGGGTTTTGCGGCGGGAGTTGGGGCTGAACCAGACGCGGATGGCGGAGGAATTGGGGGTTTCGCCCAGTTACCTCAACCATCTGGAGCGCAACCAGCGGCCCTTGACGGCGCAGATGCTGCTGCGGCTGGCCAATGTCTATGACATCGACATTCGCGATTTCGTCGCCAGCACGCAGGAGGGCGCGGCGAGCGCGCTGGGGGAGATATTGTCCGACGCGCTGGTGCGCGACATCGGGGTCGCCCGCGACGAGGTGCTGGAGGTCGCGGAAAATTATCCGGGGGTCAGCGAAGCGATAGGGCGATTCTATCGGGCGCTCAGCGATTTGCGGCGCTTGCCGGAGCAGGTCGCGGCTGGTCCGGGGAGCGCGGCGCCACTGCATGCGCCGATCGACTGGCTGCGCGAGACAATTGCGCGGGCGGGCAATCATTTCGCGGAGCTGGACGCGGCGGCGGAGGTGCTGGCGGGGGAGATGGGGGACGATCCTTCCGCTTTGCAGGCGGACATCAGGGCGCGGCTGAAGGCGCGGCATGGCATGGCCGTGCAGTTCGTGCGGGAGGATGTGCTGGCGGGCACGCTGCGCCATTATGACATGCACCGGCGGCGGCTGTTGCTGAGCGAACGGCTGGCTTCATCCGGGCGGTTGTTCGCGGTCGCGTACCAGCTTTGCGCGCAGGAACTGGCGGACGCCATCGCCGCGCAGGTGGCGCGGGCGGGGCCGCCGGACGAGGACAGCCGCCGCCTGGCGGGTATCGCGCTCACCAACTATGCGGCGGCGGCGCTGATCATGCCCTATGACCGGTTCGCCAGGGCGGCGGAGCAGAGCCGGCACGACCTGCCGCTGTTGCGGGCGCGGTTCGGGGTGTCGATGGAGCAGCTTGCGCATCGCCTCACCAGCCTGGGGCGGACGGGGGCGCGGGGCGTGCCCTTCTTCATGGCGAAGGTGGACCGGGCGGGCATCGTCTCCAAGCGGTTCGACGGGGAGGCGTGGCCCTTTGCGCGGCTGGGGGGCACCTGTCCGCGCTGGGACGCGCATGAGCGGCAGGAGCCGGATGTCGTGCATCCGCAACTGATCGAGACGATGGACGGGCGGCGCTTCGTCAGCCTGACCGTGGGGTTGCCGAGTGAGGGCGGTGCGCGGGGGCGGTCCGTGATCGCGCTCGGCTGCGAGGCGAAGCATGGGGCGCGGATCGTGCATGCCGACGGGATCGATTTCGAGAAGGGCGCGGCTACGGAGGTGGGGCCGACCTGTCATTTGTGCGAGCGGCGGGGGTGTCCGGACCGCGCCCTGCCGCCCGTGACGCGGGCGCTGGATTTGCATGGCTATGAGCGGACGGTGGCGCCGTTTCCGTTTCGGCGGGTTTAG
- a CDS encoding inorganic phosphate transporter: MEAHIALPLLVALIGVALLFDFLNGLHDAANSIATIVSTRVLKPQYAVAWAAFFNFIAFLFFGLHVAETVGKGIVDASIIDPAVIFGALMGAIAWNLITWGLGIPSSSSHALIGGLLGAGTAKAGLSAVVWSGVFKTSAAIVLSPAIGLMLALLLVLIISWIFRRFTPQGADRVFRKLQLVSASLYSLGHGGNDAQKTMGIIAVLLYSQGMLTGGFHVPFWVVLSCQAAMGLGTLLGGWKIVHTMGSKITRLSPAQGFCAETGGALTLFMATHLGVPVSTTHTITGAIVGVGASRRLSAVRWNVASSIIVAWVVTLPAAAMIGAAFYWLTRFF, translated from the coding sequence ATGGAAGCCCATATCGCCTTACCGCTGCTGGTCGCGCTGATCGGCGTCGCGCTGTTGTTCGATTTTCTGAACGGGCTGCACGACGCCGCCAACTCCATCGCGACCATCGTGTCGACGCGGGTGTTGAAGCCGCAATATGCGGTCGCCTGGGCGGCGTTCTTCAACTTCATCGCCTTCCTCTTCTTCGGCCTGCATGTGGCGGAGACGGTCGGTAAGGGCATTGTCGACGCCAGCATCATCGATCCGGCGGTGATCTTCGGCGCGCTGATGGGGGCGATTGCGTGGAACCTGATCACCTGGGGGCTGGGCATCCCCTCCTCCAGCAGCCATGCGCTGATCGGCGGGTTGCTGGGCGCGGGAACGGCCAAGGCGGGGCTTTCCGCCGTGGTGTGGAGCGGGGTGTTCAAGACCAGCGCCGCCATCGTGCTGTCGCCCGCCATCGGGTTGATGCTGGCGTTGCTGCTGGTGCTGATCATAAGCTGGATATTCCGCCGCTTCACGCCGCAGGGCGCGGACCGGGTGTTTCGCAAGTTGCAGCTCGTCTCGGCGTCGCTCTATTCGCTGGGCCATGGCGGCAATGATGCGCAGAAGACCATGGGGATCATTGCCGTGCTGCTCTATTCGCAGGGCATGCTGACCGGCGGTTTCCATGTGCCCTTCTGGGTGGTGCTGAGTTGCCAGGCGGCGATGGGTCTGGGGACGTTGCTGGGCGGATGGAAGATCGTCCATACCATGGGGTCGAAGATCACGCGGCTGTCACCGGCGCAGGGTTTTTGCGCGGAGACCGGGGGGGCGCTGACTTTGTTCATGGCGACGCATCTGGGCGTGCCGGTGTCGACCACCCACACCATCACCGGCGCGATCGTGGGCGTCGGGGCTTCGCGGCGCTTGTCGGCGGTGCGGTGGAACGTGGCATCCAGCATCATCGTCGCCTGGGTCGTGACCCTGCCTGCCGCCGCGATGATTGGCGCTGCCTTCTACTGGCTGACGCGGTTCTTCTGA
- a CDS encoding DUF47 family protein produces MRQIAALPYATDPDGSMRILLITSRDTRRWVIPKGNRIKGMAGHRAAELEAFEEAGIHGIACPAPLGRYRYDKKRRRGDTKEATVEVFPLAVTGQLPQWPEQGQRELRWFPVAEAAKAVDEPDLQSIIAAFREPPKDPGLFVRTLLRVREWQTERTGMLRWFHALMPKQGRFFEQFEDHAVTLVAGADALAKLLKGGPDIDAHIKEISDREHEADDIIRDVLQDVRRIFVTPFDRSAITGLIGVMDDAIDQMNQTAKAIALFEVKEFPSQMQDMSALIVECARITAEAMPLLRSLNLNSARLHDLTERLVKLEGHADILHEAGLKALYAQARQGNPMDFVVGNEIYSHLEKVTDRFEDVANEISGLVIDHA; encoded by the coding sequence ATGCGTCAGATCGCCGCCCTTCCCTATGCGACCGATCCGGACGGGTCGATGCGCATCCTGCTGATCACTTCGCGGGATACGCGGCGCTGGGTGATCCCCAAGGGCAATCGCATCAAGGGCATGGCAGGGCACCGCGCCGCCGAACTGGAAGCCTTTGAAGAAGCGGGCATTCACGGCATCGCCTGCCCGGCGCCACTTGGCCGCTACCGCTATGACAAGAAACGGCGGCGGGGCGACACCAAGGAAGCCACGGTAGAGGTTTTCCCGCTTGCAGTGACCGGCCAGTTGCCGCAATGGCCCGAACAAGGGCAGCGGGAACTGCGTTGGTTTCCCGTGGCCGAAGCTGCAAAGGCCGTCGACGAACCCGATCTGCAATCCATCATCGCCGCCTTCCGCGAACCGCCCAAAGATCCGGGCCTGTTCGTGCGGACGTTGCTGCGGGTCAGGGAATGGCAAACCGAAAGGACTGGAATGCTGCGCTGGTTTCACGCGCTGATGCCCAAGCAGGGCCGCTTTTTCGAGCAGTTTGAGGATCATGCCGTGACTTTGGTCGCCGGCGCCGATGCTCTCGCCAAGCTGCTGAAGGGCGGGCCGGACATCGATGCCCATATCAAGGAAATCTCGGACCGCGAACATGAGGCGGACGACATCATCCGCGACGTGCTGCAGGACGTCCGCCGCATCTTTGTCACTCCCTTCGACCGCAGCGCCATCACCGGCCTGATCGGCGTGATGGACGACGCCATCGATCAGATGAACCAGACGGCGAAAGCGATCGCCCTGTTCGAGGTGAAGGAATTTCCTTCCCAGATGCAGGATATGAGCGCCCTGATCGTCGAATGCGCGCGAATCACGGCGGAGGCGATGCCGCTGTTGCGTTCGCTGAACCTGAATTCGGCGCGGCTGCATGACCTGACCGAGCGGCTGGTGAAGCTGGAGGGCCATGCCGACATCCTGCATGAAGCGGGCCTGAAGGCGCTCTACGCCCAGGCGCGGCAGGGCAATCCGATGGACTTTGTCGTCGGGAACGAAATCTACAGCCATCTGGAAAAGGTGACTGACCGGTTCGAGGATGTCGCCAACGAGATTTCCGGCCTGGTCATCGACCACGCCTGA